From the Dioscorea cayenensis subsp. rotundata cultivar TDr96_F1 unplaced genomic scaffold, TDr96_F1_v2_PseudoChromosome.rev07_lg8_w22 25.fasta BLBR01001666.1, whole genome shotgun sequence genome, one window contains:
- the LOC120256810 gene encoding eukaryotic translation initiation factor NCBP, protein MMESTEKKEVEIKASSVPPPPLVAGPPGGDADVDAEDRERYARELKAGLHPLKHKFVFWYTRRTPGVRTQTSYEDNMKKIVEFSTVEGFWVCYCHLSRPSSLPCPTDLHLFKEGIRPLWEDSANCNGGKWIIRFKKAVSGRFWEDLVLALVGDQLDYGENICGAVLSVRFNEDILSVWNRNASDHQAVMALRDSIKRHLKLPHTYLMEYKPHNASLRDNSSYRNTWLRG, encoded by the exons ATGATGGAGTCCACCGAGAAGAAGGAGGTGGAGATCAAGGCCTCCTCCGTCCCTCCTCCGCCGCTGGTCGCTGGCCCTCCTGGAGGCGACGCTGATGTCGATGCTGAGGACCGGGAGCGCTACGCCCGCGAACTGAAAGCCGGTCTCCATCCTCTGAAG CACAAGTTTGTGTTTTGGTATACACGAAGGACACCAGGTGTGCGGACACAGACTTCTTATGAGGATAACATGAAGAAGATCGTGGAATTTAGCAcg GTTGAAGGTTTTTGGGTTTGCTATTGCCATTTGTCTCGTCCTTCATCTCTTCCATGTCCGACAGATTTGCATCTCTTCAAAGAGGGCATCCGACCACTTTGGGAG GATTCTGCAAATTGCAACGGTGGGAAGTGGATTATACGATTCAAGAAGGCTGTTTCTGGTCGATTCTGGGAAGATTTG GTCCTAGCATTGGTTGGTGATCAACTTGATTATGGAGAAAACATATGTGGTGCTGTGCTAAGCGTTCGTTTCAATGAGGACATCTTGAGTGTGTGGAACCGGAATGCATCTGATCACCAG GCTGTGATGGCTTTGAGGGACTCTATAAAGCGACACTTGAAGCTGCCGCACACCTACCTAATGGAGTACAAGCCACACAATGCTTCTCTCCGTGATAACTCATCATACAGGAACACATGGTTGAGAGGCTAG